A single genomic interval of Aegicerativicinus sediminis harbors:
- a CDS encoding DUF3500 domain-containing protein: MKKIVLVTLLIFGSILMAVTAFGNNPAVDFLNSLNQVQRNKAQMLLNDDSRTDWHFIPSSMFPRSGIQLSELNADQKSKLDELLKNFLSETGYAKTKKIIGLENVLLEISGDSIMRNPESYSVAIYGNPETDNLWAFSFEGHHISLNFTILNGKVEIAPRFFGANPARILSGPREGERTLHLEEDLGFELINSLNEKQKNLAIFQQEPFIDIVSGKSTEVEPLSPVGISYGQLNRNQQLIFLKLVDEYLSTMPTDLAEKRMNSIKEEELNDVRFGWAGATTPGKGHYYRIQGKSFLIEFDNVQNNANHIHTVWRDFDGDFGRDIIREHYKNSDHHKND; encoded by the coding sequence ATGAAAAAAATTGTTTTAGTTACCCTATTGATTTTTGGTTCCATTTTAATGGCGGTTACCGCCTTTGGTAACAACCCTGCGGTTGACTTTTTAAATTCATTAAACCAAGTCCAAAGAAATAAAGCGCAGATGCTACTGAATGACGATTCTAGAACCGATTGGCATTTTATACCCAGTTCTATGTTTCCAAGATCAGGAATTCAATTGAGTGAACTTAATGCCGACCAGAAATCTAAACTAGATGAACTTCTCAAGAATTTTCTCTCTGAAACTGGTTATGCGAAAACAAAGAAAATTATTGGTTTAGAGAATGTCCTTTTAGAAATTAGTGGGGATTCGATCATGCGGAATCCTGAAAGTTATTCGGTTGCAATTTATGGAAATCCCGAAACAGATAATTTATGGGCTTTTTCCTTCGAAGGTCATCATATTTCCTTGAATTTCACGATTCTTAATGGAAAAGTGGAGATAGCTCCTAGGTTTTTCGGTGCTAATCCCGCAAGAATTCTTTCTGGACCTAGGGAAGGGGAGCGCACCCTTCATTTAGAAGAAGATTTAGGTTTTGAATTGATCAATTCTTTGAATGAAAAACAAAAGAATTTGGCAATATTTCAGCAAGAGCCGTTTATTGATATTGTGTCAGGCAAATCAACAGAAGTGGAACCTTTAAGTCCGGTTGGGATTAGCTACGGACAGTTAAACAGAAATCAACAATTGATTTTTTTAAAGTTGGTCGATGAATATCTTTCTACCATGCCAACTGATTTAGCTGAAAAGAGAATGAACAGTATAAAGGAGGAGGAATTAAATGATGTGAGATTTGGTTGGGCGGGTGCAACGACACCTGGTAAAGGTCATTATTATCGGATTCAAGGGAAATCGTTCTTGATTGAGTTTGACAACGTTCAGAATAATGCCAATCATATACATACGGTTTGGAGAGATTTCGATGGAGATTTTG
- a CDS encoding YoaK family protein, with amino-acid sequence MFRHQGKSRTLKHNLRIATILSFVAGIVNVTGFLEFKQLTTNVTGHFALFINDVAEFEVWKGTIYFLYFFSFLFGAFISSLLIEKYRDNRKLNVFVIPTIIESAILISIPIVYNVPLFKNVDLIVCSLLFAMGLQNSFVTKISNAVVRTTHLTGLFTDLGIELSQLFFSKTHPNQDKLKATIKLRIYIISFFFIGGLIGGYLYTRMHWRLNTLIFGAAVLLISLIYDDLRFRMIKAKRKYKQGKTSSKKGK; translated from the coding sequence ATGTTTAGACATCAAGGTAAAAGCAGAACACTAAAGCACAACCTAAGAATTGCTACAATCTTGTCATTTGTCGCAGGAATCGTAAATGTTACAGGCTTTTTAGAATTTAAACAACTTACTACAAACGTAACAGGGCATTTTGCGCTTTTTATAAATGACGTAGCGGAATTTGAGGTTTGGAAAGGAACGATCTACTTTCTATATTTTTTCTCCTTCCTATTTGGGGCTTTCATTTCTAGCTTATTAATTGAAAAATATAGAGACAACAGAAAGCTAAATGTTTTTGTTATACCAACAATAATTGAAAGTGCAATTTTAATATCAATTCCAATTGTTTATAACGTACCTCTATTTAAAAATGTTGATTTAATTGTTTGTTCCCTTCTATTTGCAATGGGGCTTCAAAATTCTTTTGTAACAAAAATTTCCAATGCCGTTGTAAGAACGACTCACCTTACGGGATTATTTACTGATTTAGGGATAGAACTTTCACAATTATTTTTCTCTAAAACTCATCCCAATCAAGATAAATTAAAAGCAACAATTAAACTTCGGATTTATATAATTTCATTTTTCTTTATTGGCGGATTAATCGGTGGATATTTATATACAAGAATGCATTGGAGACTTAATACCTTGATTTTTGGGGCTGCTGTATTATTAATTAGCCTAATTTATGATGATTTAAGATTTAGAATGATTAAGGCAAAGAGAAAGTATAAACAAGGTAAAACCTCCTCCAAAAAGGGCAAATAG
- a CDS encoding M61 family metallopeptidase — translation MTKKTTWITLTNQIRPFFPQAGSSSYFKNLCKKYQKNNCGLSLKWSLFVLIVCLSVTPKLVFSQKNPSDLKFLVSIPDPSSHYYKVEFHGKGGNQDSLYLKMPNWMPGYYQLMNYAQTVEGISAEDDNRRSLPLSKVNGNTWLVNDIKNKSFVISYTIRTHRQFVANSYVDNNHAYLIPGNSFLYIEGFLNVPVEVNILKNSEWREIATGLEPIDGKNYEFTAPNFDFLYDCPILMGNLEELQSFELDGKKHRFIGYKLGSFEQTPFMANLKKIVKVASDIIGDIPYEEYTFIGIGPGRGGIEHLNNTTVSFDGNTLNSPEAMSRMLSFLTHEYFHHFNVKRIRPFELGPFDYDKGNRTNLLWMSEGFTVFYESRILRRAGLIDEATLLATLSAQINTLENDNGRLYQSLSQASFNTWEDGPFGSGRNGEDRSISVYNKGAVFAILLDLEIRNATKNNKSLDDVMRTLYWKYYVKENRGFTDAEFRKVCEQTAEIPLANLFEYVYTTKELDYNLYLSYAGLKIDRQTLETEGKKLKQKIAIKRVDNPNSMQREILKAFLNE, via the coding sequence ATGACCAAAAAAACTACTTGGATCACCTTAACCAATCAGATTAGACCCTTTTTCCCTCAAGCAGGATCTTCTTCCTATTTCAAAAACCTTTGTAAAAAGTATCAAAAGAATAATTGTGGACTAAGTTTAAAATGGTCACTTTTTGTATTAATAGTTTGTTTGTCAGTCACTCCCAAGCTAGTTTTCTCACAAAAAAATCCTTCGGATTTAAAATTCTTGGTTTCAATTCCAGACCCATCAAGTCATTACTACAAAGTTGAATTCCATGGTAAAGGGGGAAATCAAGATTCATTATATCTTAAAATGCCAAATTGGATGCCAGGGTACTATCAGTTGATGAATTATGCCCAAACGGTGGAAGGAATTTCCGCTGAAGATGATAATAGGAGAAGCTTACCCCTTTCAAAAGTAAATGGCAATACCTGGCTGGTTAACGACATAAAAAACAAGTCCTTTGTGATTAGCTATACAATTCGTACCCATAGGCAATTTGTTGCCAATAGCTATGTGGATAATAATCATGCCTACCTTATTCCAGGAAATTCATTTTTATATATAGAGGGTTTCCTTAATGTACCAGTTGAGGTTAATATTTTGAAAAATTCAGAATGGAGAGAAATTGCAACTGGGTTGGAACCGATTGATGGTAAGAACTATGAATTCACAGCCCCTAATTTTGATTTTTTATATGATTGTCCCATCCTTATGGGAAATCTGGAAGAATTACAGTCTTTCGAGCTTGATGGTAAGAAACATCGGTTTATAGGTTATAAACTTGGAAGTTTTGAACAAACCCCTTTTATGGCCAATTTGAAAAAAATAGTGAAAGTTGCTTCTGATATAATCGGTGATATCCCTTATGAAGAATATACGTTTATTGGCATTGGCCCAGGTCGGGGTGGAATTGAACATTTAAACAATACAACTGTAAGTTTTGATGGCAATACACTTAACTCACCTGAAGCAATGTCTCGCATGCTTAGTTTTTTGACTCATGAATATTTCCATCACTTCAATGTAAAACGAATTAGACCTTTTGAGTTGGGGCCGTTTGATTATGACAAGGGGAACAGAACCAATTTGCTTTGGATGAGTGAAGGATTCACGGTTTTTTATGAATCCCGGATTTTGAGAAGAGCTGGTTTGATAGACGAAGCTACATTGTTAGCAACCCTATCAGCACAAATAAACACTCTAGAGAACGACAATGGAAGATTGTATCAATCTCTTTCGCAAGCAAGTTTTAATACTTGGGAGGATGGCCCTTTTGGTTCAGGGAGAAATGGAGAAGACAGGTCAATATCTGTTTACAACAAAGGAGCAGTCTTTGCAATTTTATTAGATCTTGAAATTAGGAACGCCACTAAAAATAATAAATCTCTCGATGACGTAATGCGAACCCTATATTGGAAATATTATGTGAAGGAGAATCGAGGATTTACGGATGCCGAATTCCGAAAAGTTTGTGAACAGACGGCCGAAATTCCTCTAGCCAATTTATTCGAATACGTTTACACAACTAAGGAGCTAGACTATAACTTGTATTTGTCTTACGCAGGATTAAAAATAGATAGGCAAACTTTAGAAACTGAGGGAAAAAAATTAAAACAAAAAATAGCGATTAAACGGGTTGATAATCCTAATTCAATGCAACGTGAAATATTGAAAGCATTTTTAAATGAATAG
- a CDS encoding CocE/NonD family hydrolase, whose product MKRLHLILSALIILFSSAILAQDYREQLEEIAIIDQKVMMPMRDGVRLATDIYRPKTDEKVPIIFVRTPYNFNSWRNGEEQIGTYRKALEAVERGYAYVVQNERGRYFSEGEWDILGVPLTDGYDAFSWMKDQSWSNGKIGTLGCSSTAEWQMAVAALDHPSHAAMVPQSYGAGVGRVGEINEQGNWYRGGAEQMLFFAWLYGVEHDKFKPRIPEGATQEDLIRISRFYDLAPDNPPVDMSEALRHLPIQNILKNINGKQEIFDKMVRRKPNDPDWFKGGIYHDNMEIGVPSFWFASWYDVSITPNIYLFNHVRNNAKDAEVRDNQYLVIAPTLHCAYTRATENTIVGELSVGDARLNYDEQIYKWFDLWLKGDENDFKETTPRVQYYTMGLNEWQSSNTWPPENTQLVTYYLNSNGNANSRFGDGVLTNKINTKDNPDSFTYDPMNPVPSYGGNVCCTGNAVKGGAFDQQDMEARNDILVYTTEPLKEGTEVSGFIESTLYVSSDVKDTDFTIKLIDVHPDGKAYNLDETIQRVRYREGYDKEVFMEKGKVYKLDLTPMATSNYFEKGHRIRIEISSSNFPRFARNLNTGGNNYDEVNGIIAHNKVHHSAKYPSQIRVPVRKN is encoded by the coding sequence ATGAAAAGACTACACCTCATCCTTTCCGCTCTGATAATTCTATTTAGCAGCGCAATCTTAGCCCAAGATTATAGAGAACAACTAGAAGAAATAGCAATTATCGATCAGAAGGTAATGATGCCCATGCGCGATGGGGTGCGTTTAGCCACAGACATATACCGGCCCAAGACGGATGAAAAAGTCCCTATCATTTTTGTAAGAACCCCATATAATTTCAATTCATGGAGAAATGGTGAAGAGCAAATAGGCACTTACCGGAAAGCTTTGGAAGCTGTAGAACGAGGGTATGCTTATGTTGTACAAAATGAAAGGGGAAGATATTTCTCTGAAGGCGAATGGGATATTCTGGGTGTTCCTTTAACCGATGGCTACGATGCGTTTAGTTGGATGAAAGATCAGTCATGGTCTAACGGAAAAATAGGTACATTAGGCTGTTCGTCAACTGCTGAATGGCAAATGGCAGTAGCGGCCTTAGATCATCCATCACATGCCGCAATGGTTCCCCAGAGTTATGGCGCAGGAGTTGGTCGTGTTGGTGAAATTAATGAGCAGGGCAACTGGTACCGTGGGGGGGCTGAGCAAATGTTATTTTTTGCTTGGCTATATGGGGTTGAGCATGATAAATTTAAGCCGAGAATCCCTGAGGGTGCCACTCAAGAAGACCTCATTCGAATTTCAAGATTTTATGATCTAGCTCCTGATAATCCTCCAGTTGATATGAGTGAAGCTTTGAGACATTTGCCAATTCAGAATATATTAAAGAACATCAACGGCAAACAGGAAATATTCGATAAAATGGTAAGGCGTAAACCAAATGATCCTGACTGGTTCAAAGGAGGTATTTATCACGATAATATGGAGATTGGGGTTCCTAGTTTTTGGTTTGCATCTTGGTATGATGTATCCATAACACCAAATATTTATCTATTTAACCATGTGAGGAATAATGCCAAAGATGCGGAAGTGAGGGACAATCAATATTTAGTTATTGCGCCTACCTTGCATTGTGCCTATACAAGGGCTACGGAAAATACTATAGTGGGTGAGTTAAGTGTTGGAGATGCTCGTTTAAACTATGATGAACAAATATACAAGTGGTTCGATCTATGGCTTAAAGGAGACGAAAATGATTTTAAGGAAACTACTCCAAGGGTGCAATATTACACAATGGGTCTTAACGAATGGCAATCTTCCAATACCTGGCCACCTGAAAATACACAACTAGTCACTTATTATTTAAATAGTAACGGGAACGCTAATAGCAGATTTGGTGACGGTGTCTTGACTAATAAAATAAATACAAAGGATAATCCGGATAGTTTTACGTACGACCCAATGAATCCTGTTCCTTCGTACGGTGGTAACGTATGTTGTACGGGTAATGCGGTAAAGGGAGGTGCTTTTGACCAACAAGATATGGAGGCGCGAAATGACATCTTGGTCTATACTACCGAGCCACTTAAAGAAGGAACCGAGGTTTCAGGATTTATTGAATCAACACTATATGTGTCTTCGGATGTTAAGGATACAGATTTTACAATTAAATTGATTGATGTACACCCTGATGGAAAAGCCTATAATTTGGATGAAACTATTCAACGTGTGCGCTATCGTGAGGGATATGATAAGGAAGTTTTTATGGAAAAAGGTAAGGTGTACAAACTAGACTTAACTCCAATGGCGACCAGTAACTATTTCGAAAAAGGCCATCGAATTCGGATTGAAATATCAAGCAGCAACTTCCCTAGGTTTGCACGGAACTTGAATACAGGAGGAAATAATTATGACGAAGTGAATGGAATTATTGCCCATAATAAAGTGCACCATTCGGCAAAATATCCTTCACAGATTAGGGTTCCTGTGAGGAAAAATTAA
- a CDS encoding DUF6090 family protein: MIKFFRKIRQKLLTEHKFSKYLLYAIGEIVLVVIGILIALQINNWNNYNLDRISEKDYLTRISNDLIADTLNFSWTIKSLKNKHESLGSLLELINKEQLITEDSTTVLRYLMSGTNLSIAHPGIANGTFEELKNTGAMKYFRSTVLRSALNDYYFKSEHRNERIEKRRTGSNYSLNINSIIPGMERIDGELGYRNDLVSYKDILERINGFDFKKNIISEYNSATFMLRMQEAGLDDSNALLNLVMDELKNN; this comes from the coding sequence ATGATAAAGTTCTTTAGAAAAATTAGACAGAAACTATTGACTGAACATAAATTTAGCAAGTATCTTTTATATGCAATTGGAGAAATCGTACTTGTGGTTATTGGTATTTTGATTGCCCTTCAAATAAACAACTGGAACAATTACAACTTAGATAGAATTTCTGAAAAGGATTATTTAACGAGGATTTCAAATGACCTTATAGCTGATACGCTTAATTTTTCATGGACAATTAAATCACTAAAAAACAAACATGAGTCTTTAGGTTCATTATTGGAGTTGATTAATAAAGAGCAACTTATAACTGAAGATTCCACTACAGTTCTCAGATATTTAATGAGTGGAACTAATTTATCAATTGCACATCCTGGAATAGCAAACGGAACATTTGAAGAATTAAAAAATACTGGAGCAATGAAATATTTCAGAAGTACCGTTTTAAGATCTGCCTTAAACGATTATTATTTTAAAAGCGAACATAGAAATGAAAGAATAGAAAAGAGAAGAACCGGGTCAAATTATAGTTTAAATATAAATAGCATAATACCGGGTATGGAAAGAATAGATGGTGAATTAGGTTATAGAAATGACCTTGTATCCTATAAAGATATTTTGGAACGGATAAATGGTTTTGATTTCAAAAAAAATATTATTTCAGAATATAATAGTGCCACATTTATGTTAAGAATGCAAGAAGCGGGACTGGATGATTCTAATGCTCTTTTAAATCTTGTAATGGATGAACTAAAAAATAATTAG
- a CDS encoding DUF6090 family protein: MITFLRKIRQKLLTENKFTRYFIYALGEIILVVIGILIALQVNTWQLEKKDRQIEKTLLKNIKRDLESDISELRRVKEFKISQNKAGLKLLEYFIDASKPLEDSLQFINDFHLISYFIVPSANRTSFDIATSTGYMNNITNDSLVNELSNYYNNMRLEHHVTETKRFINAYKENNLVTKYLLYSKNVRGRDGQGGHYALERYKEDNRPMLLPKDIRGDISLENYLNDLSIRLTIGIKFLESEEEWANRLIRKIDNELNLKK; the protein is encoded by the coding sequence ATGATCACGTTCCTAAGAAAAATTAGACAAAAATTACTGACTGAAAATAAATTTACTAGATACTTTATCTATGCGTTAGGTGAAATTATTCTTGTCGTAATTGGGATTTTGATTGCACTTCAGGTTAATACTTGGCAATTGGAAAAAAAAGATCGGCAAATAGAAAAGACCCTTTTAAAGAACATTAAAAGGGATTTGGAGAGTGATATTTCCGAATTAAGACGTGTAAAAGAATTTAAAATATCACAAAACAAAGCGGGACTAAAGCTTTTGGAATATTTTATCGATGCTTCAAAACCACTTGAAGACAGTTTACAATTCATCAATGATTTTCATTTAATTAGTTACTTTATAGTGCCAAGCGCTAACAGGACTTCATTTGATATAGCAACGAGTACGGGTTATATGAACAATATTACCAATGATAGCTTGGTCAACGAGTTATCAAATTATTATAATAATATGAGGCTTGAACATCACGTCACTGAAACGAAAAGGTTTATCAACGCCTATAAAGAAAATAACCTGGTTACAAAATATCTTTTGTATTCCAAAAATGTAAGAGGACGGGACGGCCAAGGTGGACATTATGCTTTGGAACGTTACAAAGAGGACAACCGACCTATGTTGCTGCCAAAAGATATTAGAGGAGATATCAGTCTTGAAAATTATTTAAATGATCTTTCGATAAGACTTACCATAGGGATAAAATTTCTTGAATCTGAAGAAGAATGGGCTAACAGACTTATCCGAAAAATTGACAATGAACTCAATTTAAAAAAGTAA
- a CDS encoding DUF6090 family protein → MERDKTVKYLKYAIGEILLVVIGILIALQINNWNDHRRKRQKEIVYLAELKKGLESDLKGEFIPAGRIYKGRLESHEKLDKYYRNEEIYSNDSLSQFYYSCFSPEWDFVFNTATFENIKSAGIDIISNDTIRSKISSLYSYSYPNIREVNQNQIRFNDQQLTPIIYEILHLESRSFSPSELDFLKNNVHITNLLWRLKQNRSFLYERLIITIQQTIESLNKEIDLELKRLQPY, encoded by the coding sequence ATGGAGAGAGACAAAACTGTAAAGTATCTAAAATATGCTATTGGTGAAATTTTATTAGTGGTGATCGGGATATTGATTGCCCTTCAGATTAACAATTGGAATGACCATAGACGAAAGAGACAAAAAGAGATCGTTTATTTGGCCGAACTAAAAAAAGGTTTAGAAAGCGACCTAAAAGGGGAATTCATTCCAGCAGGACGTATTTATAAAGGAAGGCTTGAAAGTCATGAGAAATTGGATAAGTATTATAGGAATGAAGAAATCTACTCCAACGATTCCCTATCCCAATTTTATTATTCATGTTTTTCGCCAGAGTGGGATTTTGTTTTTAATACAGCGACTTTTGAGAATATAAAATCTGCTGGAATTGACATAATTTCTAACGATACGATTCGCTCCAAAATCTCATCACTGTATAGTTATAGTTATCCTAATATTAGAGAAGTCAACCAGAATCAGATTAGATTTAATGATCAACAATTAACTCCAATTATTTATGAAATCCTCCATTTAGAATCACGAAGCTTTAGCCCTAGTGAATTGGATTTCTTAAAGAATAATGTGCATATTACTAACTTGTTGTGGCGTCTTAAACAAAATAGATCCTTTCTATATGAACGACTAATAATCACCATACAACAGACCATAGAATCCCTAAATAAAGAGATAGATTTAGAATTAAAACGTTTACAACCTTATTAG
- a CDS encoding acetylxylan esterase, translating to MKLKFKFSIVFALLFYSFLSAQPREELVKVIVTPNHNDWTYEIGEQVEFSLTALRNNTPMEGIEIKYTIQPDPGYRFIKIWDEGTLILKNGATKVKAKKFNEAGFLRCTATVEVAGNEYTSYATVGFSPDKIEPTTTLPNDFEEFWKKGKEELGKVAINPILTLIPERCTNKVDVYHVQLDNVQGKIYGVLCKPKKEGKYPAILHVPGAGVRPYYGEVSEAEEGFISFTIGIHGIPVNLDQTVYDNLRQGALNQYFTTNLDDKDNAYYKRVYLGCVRAVDFIESLDNFDGNNLGVTGGSQGGALSIITASLDSRISYLAAFYPALSDMTGFLHGRAGGWPQLFTDEYTNKPEKIETSKYYDVVNFARFVKVPGWYSWGYNDNVCPPASMYAAYNVINAEKELHIFQETQHWTFPEQREMKDSWLFEKLRK from the coding sequence ATGAAACTCAAATTTAAATTTTCAATAGTATTTGCACTACTATTTTATAGTTTCCTAAGTGCACAACCCCGTGAAGAACTTGTTAAAGTAATTGTAACTCCGAACCATAATGATTGGACATACGAAATTGGTGAGCAGGTTGAATTTTCTTTGACTGCGTTAAGAAATAATACCCCAATGGAGGGTATTGAAATTAAGTATACCATTCAACCTGATCCCGGTTATCGTTTTATAAAAATTTGGGATGAAGGGACTTTAATACTAAAAAATGGGGCAACAAAAGTAAAGGCAAAAAAATTTAATGAAGCAGGATTTCTGCGCTGCACAGCCACAGTGGAAGTTGCCGGTAACGAGTATACCTCTTATGCAACTGTCGGATTTTCGCCAGATAAGATAGAACCAACTACAACCTTACCCAATGATTTTGAAGAATTTTGGAAAAAGGGGAAAGAAGAGTTGGGCAAGGTGGCAATTAATCCAATTCTTACCTTAATACCCGAAAGGTGTACAAATAAAGTTGACGTGTACCACGTTCAGCTGGACAATGTTCAAGGAAAAATTTATGGCGTTTTATGTAAGCCTAAAAAAGAAGGAAAATATCCTGCAATTTTACATGTTCCTGGAGCAGGAGTAAGGCCATATTATGGTGAGGTTTCAGAAGCAGAAGAAGGATTTATTTCTTTTACAATCGGTATTCATGGTATTCCAGTGAACCTTGATCAAACTGTTTATGATAATTTAAGGCAAGGTGCATTAAATCAATATTTTACAACAAATCTAGATGATAAAGATAACGCCTACTACAAACGGGTATATCTCGGTTGTGTAAGAGCTGTTGATTTTATAGAGAGTCTTGACAATTTTGACGGAAATAATCTCGGAGTTACAGGAGGAAGCCAGGGTGGAGCACTTTCGATCATTACAGCAAGCTTAGACAGCCGAATAAGTTATTTGGCAGCATTTTACCCAGCACTTTCAGACATGACCGGTTTTTTGCATGGACGTGCCGGAGGTTGGCCGCAATTATTTACGGATGAGTACACTAATAAGCCTGAGAAAATTGAAACTTCAAAGTATTATGATGTTGTAAACTTTGCCCGATTTGTTAAAGTCCCGGGATGGTATAGTTGGGGTTATAACGATAACGTTTGTCCTCCAGCCTCAATGTATGCTGCTTATAATGTAATTAATGCTGAAAAAGAGCTCCATATTTTTCAAGAAACACAACATTGGACATTTCCTGAACAACGCGAAATGAAAGACAGCTGGCTCTTTGAAAAACTTAGAAAATAG
- a CDS encoding pentapeptide repeat-containing protein: MANEKQLNLLKGSINEWNNWRAENPNEEVNLISADLFQTNLSGADLHNADLRRMNLRDVNLSSANLAGAQLYRANMNGVNLRNANLSGANLYRVYLGRADLRGANLSNANLQMALLSQTKLEGASFNKAFVHGISTWNLEGTPSNQSGLVITSDHEAQVTVDDLKMAQFVYLLLTNKEIKDVIHTVTSKAVLILGRFYGERKAVLDALREELKKNDLAPIIFDFEPSSNRDLTETVQLLANMSKFIIADITDAKSIPQELSHIVPFFPSIPVRPILLKNESTYAMYEHWEKFDSVLPIFYYEDKTHLLRNIKNQILDVIENWRNKIDEKSAAEKQNLEQQKKFNELKETNPELYKQLKEQGIIVN, encoded by the coding sequence ATGGCAAACGAGAAACAATTGAATTTGCTTAAAGGAAGCATAAACGAATGGAACAATTGGCGGGCCGAAAATCCTAATGAAGAAGTTAATTTGATTTCAGCTGATTTATTTCAAACCAATCTATCAGGTGCAGACCTTCATAATGCCGATTTAAGAAGAATGAACTTAAGAGATGTAAATCTAAGTTCAGCGAATTTAGCAGGAGCTCAATTATATAGAGCGAATATGAATGGAGTTAACTTGAGAAACGCAAACCTTTCTGGAGCCAATTTATATAGAGTTTATTTAGGCCGTGCAGATTTGAGGGGAGCAAATTTAAGTAACGCCAATTTACAAATGGCACTTCTTTCTCAGACTAAGCTAGAAGGTGCCTCATTTAATAAGGCTTTTGTACATGGGATCTCAACGTGGAATTTAGAAGGCACACCATCCAATCAATCTGGATTGGTTATAACAAGTGACCATGAAGCCCAAGTGACTGTTGATGATTTAAAAATGGCTCAATTTGTTTATTTATTATTAACTAATAAAGAGATAAAAGATGTAATCCATACTGTAACATCTAAAGCTGTCTTAATCCTTGGCCGATTTTATGGGGAAAGAAAGGCTGTCTTAGATGCATTGAGAGAAGAGTTAAAAAAGAATGATTTGGCGCCAATTATATTTGATTTTGAACCGTCTAGTAATCGTGACCTTACCGAAACAGTTCAACTGTTAGCCAATATGTCTAAATTTATTATTGCAGATATTACAGATGCGAAAAGTATTCCTCAGGAATTGTCTCATATCGTACCATTTTTTCCATCAATTCCAGTGAGACCAATACTATTGAAAAACGAAAGTACTTATGCGATGTACGAGCACTGGGAAAAATTTGATTCAGTTCTTCCCATTTTTTATTATGAAGATAAAACCCATTTGTTAAGAAACATAAAGAATCAAATATTGGACGTAATTGAAAATTGGAGGAATAAAATTGATGAAAAATCCGCTGCAGAAAAACAAAATTTAGAACAGCAAAAGAAATTTAACGAACTAAAGGAAACAAACCCTGAACTTTATAAACAGCTAAAAGAACAAGGAATCATCGTTAATTAA
- a CDS encoding RidA family protein: protein MDDQKKITNTVVEKQPPVFTPSELPYPFSSAVQVGDILFLSGEIGDAGNGTGVVPGGIVPETHQLFKRIKATLASHGLGLEDVFKCTVMLADMSEWHNFNDVYANYFEAGRYPTRSAMGVGGLALGARVEMECWAYNPQPNN from the coding sequence ATGGATGATCAAAAAAAAATTACTAATACTGTAGTGGAGAAACAGCCGCCTGTTTTTACTCCATCTGAACTACCATATCCTTTTTCAAGCGCAGTGCAAGTTGGGGATATACTTTTTCTTTCAGGGGAGATAGGAGATGCGGGCAATGGAACAGGTGTGGTACCGGGTGGAATTGTACCTGAAACCCACCAGTTGTTTAAACGGATTAAGGCCACATTGGCTTCTCATGGACTTGGTTTAGAAGACGTTTTTAAGTGTACGGTAATGCTTGCTGATATGTCCGAATGGCATAATTTCAATGATGTTTATGCAAATTACTTCGAGGCAGGTCGGTACCCTACACGCTCGGCCATGGGTGTTGGGGGTCTTGCACTAGGTGCTCGAGTGGAAATGGAATGTTGGGCCTATAATCCTCAACCTAATAATTAG